A single region of the Mycobacterium lentiflavum genome encodes:
- a CDS encoding DNA polymerase III subunit delta' encodes MSGVFTRLVGQDAVEAALLSAARAARRDPGHSDGDHGTMTHAWLITGPPGSGRSVAALCFAAALQCTSSPDDGGPGCGQCRACTTTMAGTHADVRRVIPEGLSIGVDEMRAIVQTASRRPTTGHWQIVVVEDADRLTEGAANALLKVVEEPPPSTVFLLCAPSVDPEDIAVTLRSRCRHVALVTPSTESIAQVLIDSDGLSADTANWAASVSGGHVGRARRLATDSQARERRERALGLVRDAATPARAYAAAEELVAAAETEAVVLTADRAEAETEELRTALGAGGTGKGTAGVMRGAAGAIKDLERRQKSRQTRASRDALDRALIDLATYFRDALVVSARAGAVRANHPDMTERVAALAAHAAPDRLLRCIEAVLACREALAVNVKPKFAVDAMVATIGQELRD; translated from the coding sequence ATGTCCGGAGTGTTTACGCGGCTGGTAGGCCAAGACGCGGTTGAGGCCGCGCTGCTCAGCGCCGCGAGGGCCGCCCGACGTGATCCCGGTCATAGCGATGGGGACCACGGGACTATGACACATGCGTGGCTGATCACCGGCCCGCCCGGGTCGGGGCGGTCGGTTGCCGCGTTGTGCTTCGCGGCCGCGCTGCAGTGCACGTCGTCTCCTGACGACGGCGGCCCTGGCTGCGGGCAGTGCCGGGCCTGCACGACGACGATGGCCGGCACCCACGCCGACGTTCGCCGGGTGATCCCCGAAGGCCTCTCCATCGGCGTCGACGAGATGCGTGCGATCGTGCAGACGGCGTCGCGGCGCCCGACGACCGGGCACTGGCAGATCGTGGTGGTCGAGGACGCCGATCGGCTGACCGAGGGTGCCGCCAACGCGCTGCTGAAGGTGGTCGAGGAACCACCGCCGTCGACGGTGTTCCTGCTGTGCGCGCCGTCGGTGGATCCCGAAGACATCGCGGTCACGCTGCGGTCGAGATGCCGGCACGTCGCGCTGGTGACGCCCTCGACCGAGTCGATCGCGCAGGTGCTGATCGACAGCGACGGCCTGAGCGCCGACACGGCGAACTGGGCGGCGTCGGTCAGTGGCGGTCACGTGGGGCGGGCGCGTCGGCTGGCGACCGATTCGCAGGCCCGGGAGCGGCGGGAGCGGGCGTTGGGACTGGTGCGCGATGCGGCGACCCCGGCCCGGGCCTACGCCGCGGCCGAAGAGTTGGTGGCCGCGGCCGAAACCGAGGCCGTCGTACTGACCGCTGACCGCGCCGAGGCCGAGACCGAGGAGCTGCGGACGGCGCTGGGGGCCGGGGGCACCGGTAAAGGCACCGCCGGGGTGATGCGCGGCGCCGCGGGGGCGATCAAGGACCTCGAGCGTCGGCAGAAGTCCCGCCAGACCAGGGCCTCGCGCGACGCGCTGGACCGAGCACTGATCGACCTGGCCACTTACTTCCGCGACGCGCTGGTGGTCTCGGCCCGCGCGGGTGCGGTGCGAGCCAACCATCCGGACATGACCGAGCGGGTGGCGGCGCTGGCCGCGCACGCCGCGCCCGATCGGCTGTTGCGCTGCATCGAGGCGGTGCTTGCGTGCCGCGAAGCGCTGGCGGTCAACGTCAAACCCAAGTTCGCCGTCGACGCGATGGTGGCCACCATCGGGCAGGAATTGCGGGACTGA
- the topA gene encoding type I DNA topoisomerase: MADPTIGRDSSGNGSRRRLVIVESPTKARKLAGYLGSTYIVESSRGHIRDLPRAAADVPAKFKSEPWARLGVNVDADFEPLYIISPEKKSTVTELKGLLKDVDELYLATDGDREGEAIAWHLMETLKPRIPVKRMVFHEITEPAILEAAQNPRDLDIDLVDAQETRRILDRLYGYEVSPVLWKKVAPRLSAGRVQSVATRIIVQRERDRMAFRSAAYWDIVAQLDASVSDATAQPPTFTARLTSVDGLRVATGRDFDSLGQLRKADEVTVLNEARATELATGLTGAQLSVASVEEKPYTRRPYAPFMTSTLQQEAGRKLRFSSERTMSIAQRLYENGYITYMRTDSTTLSQSAINAARTQASQLYGDEYVSPSPRQYTRKVKNAQEAHEAIRPAGETFATPDAVRRELDGDEFRLYELIWQRTVASQMADARGTTLSLRIAGTSRNQGAGPEGDHPVVFSASGRTITFAGFLKAYVETVDELAGGEADDAERRLPQLTEGQRLAALELTPDGHATSPPARYTEASLVKALEELGIGRPSTYSSIIKTIQDRGYVHKKGSALVPSWVAFAVTGLLEQHFGRLVDYDFTAAMEDELDAIASGSEQRTNWLNNFYFGGDHGVQDSVARAGGLKKLVGVNLEGIDAREVNSIKLFDDSEGRPVYVRVGKNGPYLERTVVGDDGETKPQRANLNDSLTPDELTLEVAEELFATPQEGRSLGVDPETGHEILAKDGRYGPYVTEVLPEPPPEDGDAAPAKKGKKPTGPKPRTGSLLRTMDLQTVTLEDALKLLSLPRVVGVDPASGEEITAQNGRYGPYLKRGTDSRSLATEEQMFTITLDEALKIYAEPKRRGRQAASAPPLRELGNDPVSGKPMVVKDGRFGPYVTDGETNASLRKGDDVLSITDERAAELLADRRARGPAKRPAKKSTRKAPAKKAAKRS, from the coding sequence AGGCCGCGACAGCAGCGGCAATGGCAGCCGGCGGCGACTTGTCATCGTCGAGTCGCCGACTAAAGCGCGCAAACTCGCGGGCTACCTGGGCTCCACCTACATCGTCGAATCGTCGCGAGGACACATCCGCGACCTGCCGCGGGCCGCCGCCGACGTGCCCGCCAAATTCAAGTCGGAACCCTGGGCCAGGCTCGGGGTCAACGTCGACGCCGACTTCGAACCGCTCTACATCATCAGTCCGGAAAAGAAGAGCACGGTCACCGAGCTCAAGGGCCTTTTGAAAGACGTCGACGAGCTCTACCTGGCCACGGATGGTGACCGCGAGGGTGAGGCCATCGCGTGGCACCTGATGGAAACGCTGAAGCCGCGCATCCCGGTCAAGCGGATGGTGTTCCACGAGATCACCGAGCCGGCCATCCTCGAGGCCGCGCAAAACCCTCGCGACCTCGACATCGACCTGGTCGACGCGCAGGAGACCCGTCGCATCCTGGACCGGTTGTACGGCTACGAAGTCAGTCCGGTGCTGTGGAAGAAGGTCGCGCCCCGGCTGTCGGCCGGCCGGGTGCAGTCCGTGGCCACCCGCATCATCGTGCAGCGCGAACGCGACCGGATGGCGTTTCGCAGCGCGGCGTACTGGGACATCGTTGCCCAGCTGGACGCCAGCGTCTCCGACGCCACCGCGCAGCCGCCCACCTTTACCGCCCGGCTGACCTCTGTCGACGGACTGCGGGTGGCCACCGGACGCGACTTCGACTCGCTGGGCCAACTGCGCAAGGCCGACGAGGTGACCGTCCTCAACGAGGCGCGGGCGACCGAGCTGGCCACCGGTTTGACAGGGGCGCAGCTGTCGGTGGCCTCGGTCGAGGAGAAGCCCTACACCCGCCGGCCGTACGCGCCGTTCATGACGTCGACGTTGCAGCAGGAGGCCGGCCGCAAGCTGCGGTTCTCGTCGGAGCGGACGATGAGCATCGCGCAGCGGCTCTACGAAAACGGCTACATCACCTATATGCGTACCGACTCGACGACGCTGTCGCAGTCGGCGATCAACGCGGCGCGCACCCAGGCCAGTCAGCTCTACGGCGACGAGTACGTGTCCCCGTCGCCGCGGCAGTACACCCGCAAGGTCAAGAACGCCCAGGAAGCCCACGAGGCGATTCGCCCGGCGGGCGAGACGTTCGCCACCCCGGATGCGGTGCGCCGTGAGCTCGACGGCGACGAGTTCCGTCTCTACGAGCTGATCTGGCAGCGCACGGTGGCCTCGCAGATGGCCGACGCACGCGGGACCACGCTGAGTTTGCGCATCGCCGGCACCTCGCGAAACCAGGGGGCCGGCCCGGAAGGCGATCATCCGGTGGTGTTTTCGGCCAGCGGTCGAACCATCACCTTCGCCGGCTTCCTGAAGGCCTACGTGGAAACCGTGGACGAGCTGGCCGGCGGCGAGGCCGACGACGCCGAGCGCCGGCTGCCCCAGCTCACCGAAGGCCAGCGGCTGGCGGCGCTCGAGCTGACTCCCGACGGCCACGCCACCAGCCCGCCGGCGCGCTACACCGAGGCCTCGCTGGTCAAGGCGCTCGAGGAGCTGGGTATTGGCCGACCGTCGACGTATTCGTCGATCATCAAGACCATCCAGGATCGCGGTTACGTGCACAAGAAGGGCAGCGCGCTGGTGCCCTCGTGGGTTGCGTTCGCCGTCACCGGTTTGCTGGAACAGCATTTCGGCCGTCTCGTCGACTACGACTTCACCGCCGCGATGGAAGACGAGCTCGACGCGATCGCGTCGGGCAGCGAGCAACGCACCAACTGGCTCAACAACTTCTACTTCGGCGGTGACCACGGCGTGCAGGATTCGGTGGCGCGCGCCGGCGGGCTCAAGAAGCTCGTCGGTGTCAACCTCGAAGGAATCGACGCTCGAGAAGTCAACTCCATCAAGCTGTTTGATGATTCGGAAGGGCGCCCGGTCTACGTCCGGGTCGGCAAGAACGGGCCGTACCTGGAGCGCACGGTCGTCGGCGACGACGGTGAGACGAAGCCGCAGCGTGCCAACCTCAACGACTCGCTGACTCCCGACGAGCTGACGCTGGAGGTGGCCGAAGAGCTTTTCGCCACGCCGCAGGAGGGTCGCTCGCTGGGTGTGGACCCGGAGACCGGTCACGAAATCCTGGCCAAGGACGGCCGTTACGGGCCGTATGTCACCGAGGTCCTGCCCGAACCGCCGCCGGAGGACGGTGACGCGGCCCCGGCGAAGAAGGGCAAGAAGCCCACCGGCCCCAAACCACGCACCGGCTCGCTGCTGCGCACCATGGATCTGCAGACGGTCACGCTCGAGGACGCGCTGAAACTGCTGTCGTTGCCCCGGGTGGTCGGTGTCGACCCTGCGTCGGGCGAGGAGATCACCGCGCAGAACGGGCGCTATGGCCCGTACCTGAAGCGCGGCACAGATTCTCGTTCGCTGGCGACCGAAGAGCAGATGTTCACGATCACCCTGGACGAGGCGCTCAAGATCTACGCCGAGCCGAAACGCCGTGGTCGGCAAGCTGCTTCGGCTCCGCCGCTGCGCGAGCTGGGCAACGACCCGGTGTCGGGTAAGCCAATGGTGGTGAAGGACGGTCGATTTGGACCGTACGTCACCGACGGTGAGACCAACGCCAGCCTGCGCAAGGGCGACGACGTGTTGTCGATCACCGACGAGCGCGCTGCCGAGTTGCTGGCCGACCGGCGGGCCCGGGGTCCGGCGAAACGGCCCGCGAAGAAAAGCACGCGCAAGGCCCCGGCGAAAAAGGCCGCCAAGCGCAGTTAG
- a CDS encoding adenylate/guanylate cyclase domain-containing protein yields MRRLAEAIKGYRLVPADRYGGLVATPGALPGRISAFVRWVVRTPWPLFSLSMLQADIIGALFVLGFLRYGLPPQDRIQLQDLPTPNLVIFASSLVILFFVGVVVNLRLLMPVFRWQRRDNMLAESDPADTELARSRALRMPYYRTLSTVVYWCIGGVVFVVASWSVARFAAPVVTVATALGAAATAIIGYLQSERVLRPVAVAALRSGVPENVKAPGVILRQILTWMLSTAVPLLAIVLAVVADKVSLLHAAPESLFNPILLLALTALGVGLISTLLVAMSIADPLRQLRWALSEVQRGNYNAHMQIYDASELGLLQAGFNDMVRDLSERQRLRDLFGRYVGEDVARRALERGTELGGQERDVAVLFVDLVGSTQLAATRPPAEVVHLLNEFFRVVVDTVGRHGGFVNKFQGDAALAIFGAPIEHPDASGGALAAARELHDELLPVIGAAEFGVGVSSGRAIAGHIGAQARFEYTVIGDPVNEAARLTELAKLEPGHVLASAIAVSGALDAEALCWDVGEVVELRGRAAPTQLARPLNLAVPRSVSASRHNAEEVTTEIM; encoded by the coding sequence ATCCGGCGACTTGCCGAAGCGATTAAGGGTTACCGGCTAGTCCCTGCTGACCGATACGGTGGGTTGGTGGCAACACCGGGTGCTCTTCCCGGGCGAATCAGCGCGTTCGTCCGGTGGGTAGTGCGCACTCCATGGCCACTGTTCTCGCTGAGCATGCTGCAGGCCGACATCATCGGCGCGCTGTTCGTGCTCGGCTTCCTGCGCTACGGACTCCCACCCCAGGACCGTATCCAACTGCAGGATCTGCCGACGCCCAACCTGGTGATCTTCGCCAGCTCGCTGGTCATCCTGTTTTTCGTCGGCGTGGTGGTCAATCTCCGACTGCTGATGCCGGTGTTCCGCTGGCAGCGCCGCGACAACATGCTCGCCGAGTCCGACCCGGCCGACACCGAGCTGGCCCGCAGCCGCGCCCTGCGGATGCCGTACTACCGCACCCTGAGCACGGTCGTCTACTGGTGCATCGGCGGCGTGGTGTTCGTCGTCGCCAGCTGGTCGGTGGCCCGGTTCGCCGCGCCCGTCGTCACGGTCGCGACCGCGCTGGGGGCGGCGGCTACCGCGATCATCGGCTACCTGCAATCCGAACGAGTACTGCGCCCGGTGGCCGTGGCCGCCCTGCGCAGCGGGGTACCGGAGAACGTCAAGGCGCCGGGCGTCATCCTGCGCCAGATCCTGACCTGGATGCTGTCCACCGCGGTGCCGCTGCTGGCGATCGTGCTCGCCGTGGTGGCCGACAAGGTTTCGCTGCTCCACGCCGCGCCGGAGAGCCTGTTCAATCCCATCTTGTTGCTGGCTCTGACCGCGCTGGGGGTCGGGCTGATCAGCACGCTGCTGGTGGCCATGTCGATCGCCGACCCGCTGCGCCAGCTGCGCTGGGCGCTCTCGGAGGTCCAGCGCGGAAACTACAACGCGCACATGCAGATCTACGACGCCAGCGAGCTCGGCCTGCTGCAGGCCGGCTTCAACGACATGGTCCGCGACCTGTCCGAGCGGCAGCGGCTGCGGGACCTGTTCGGCCGTTACGTCGGTGAGGACGTGGCCCGCCGGGCGCTGGAACGCGGCACCGAGTTGGGCGGCCAGGAACGCGACGTCGCGGTGCTGTTCGTCGACCTGGTCGGCTCGACTCAGCTCGCCGCGACCCGGCCGCCCGCCGAGGTCGTCCACCTGCTCAACGAGTTCTTCCGGGTGGTGGTCGACACCGTCGGCCGCCATGGCGGCTTCGTCAACAAGTTCCAGGGTGACGCCGCGCTGGCCATCTTCGGCGCACCCATCGAGCACCCGGACGCCTCCGGCGGCGCGCTGGCGGCCGCCCGGGAGCTGCACGACGAACTCCTGCCCGTGATCGGCGCGGCCGAGTTCGGTGTCGGGGTGTCCTCCGGGCGGGCCATCGCCGGCCATATCGGCGCGCAGGCCCGCTTCGAGTACACGGTGATCGGCGACCCGGTCAACGAGGCAGCACGGCTGACCGAGCTGGCCAAGCTCGAGCCCGGGCACGTGCTGGCGTCGGCGATCGCGGTCAGCGGCGCGCTGGACGCCGAAGCGTTGTGCTGGGATGTCGGCGAGGTGGTCGAGCTACGCGGGCGCGCCGCGCCCACTCAGCTGGCGCGGCCGTTGAATCTAGCTGTCCCGCGGTCGGTTTCGGCCTCGCGGCATAACGCCGAAGAAGTCACCACCGAAATTATGTGA
- a CDS encoding IS481 family transposase — protein MSKARVVVLEVVSGHLSVSAAARVYGMSRQHIYRLVGRYQRGGLEAVDPRSRRPASNPRAVSDEVIAAIVLLRERLTIEGLDAGPLTLQWHLTQQGFASPSTSTIRRILHHHGLIVPAPRKRPKSSYHRFAAEQPNECWQSDFTHWSLADGSGVEILNWLDDHSRFLLATTAYRRVGGSDVVASFTTTATHYGLPASTLTDNGSVYTSRFTHGYNDFERLLASLGITQKNGHPGHPQTQGKIERFHQTLKRWLAPRPRPATVAAMQTLLDDFTVIYNTQRTHRALPAATTPAQAYTARPKASPPHSPTGHFRIRHDTVDQFGKLTLRHGSHLHHLGIGRTHAGIAVLILVTTNTVTVISKSQHRVLSSHHIDPAANYWRNQNKNPGRWPGNL, from the coding sequence ATGTCCAAAGCGCGTGTGGTCGTCCTTGAAGTCGTTAGTGGTCATCTGTCGGTGAGCGCGGCAGCCCGGGTCTATGGCATGTCGCGGCAACATATTTATCGGCTGGTCGGTCGCTACCAGCGGGGCGGTTTGGAAGCGGTGGATCCGCGGTCTCGACGCCCGGCCAGCAACCCTCGCGCCGTGTCTGATGAAGTGATCGCGGCGATCGTGTTACTGCGAGAAAGGCTCACCATCGAAGGCCTCGACGCCGGCCCGCTGACTCTGCAGTGGCATCTGACGCAACAGGGCTTTGCATCGCCGTCGACCTCGACCATCCGACGCATCCTGCATCACCATGGCCTGATCGTCCCGGCGCCGCGTAAACGCCCCAAAAGCTCCTATCACCGCTTTGCCGCTGAGCAGCCCAACGAATGCTGGCAATCGGATTTCACCCATTGGAGCCTGGCCGATGGCAGTGGTGTGGAAATCCTCAACTGGCTCGATGATCACTCCCGATTTCTGCTGGCGACCACCGCTTATCGGCGCGTGGGTGGCTCCGACGTCGTGGCCAGCTTCACCACCACCGCCACACACTATGGTCTGCCGGCCTCCACCTTGACCGACAACGGATCGGTTTACACCTCACGATTCACCCACGGCTACAACGACTTCGAACGCCTCCTGGCCAGCCTGGGCATCACCCAGAAAAACGGTCACCCCGGACATCCCCAAACCCAAGGCAAAATCGAACGCTTCCACCAAACCCTCAAACGCTGGCTAGCCCCTCGACCCCGGCCAGCCACCGTAGCCGCCATGCAAACCCTGCTCGACGACTTCACCGTCATCTACAACACCCAACGCACGCACCGCGCCTTACCCGCGGCCACCACTCCCGCCCAGGCCTACACCGCTCGCCCCAAAGCCAGCCCACCGCACAGTCCCACCGGACACTTCCGCATCCGCCACGACACCGTCGACCAATTCGGCAAACTCACCCTGCGCCACGGCAGCCACCTGCACCACCTGGGCATCGGCCGCACCCACGCCGGCATCGCCGTGCTCATCTTGGTGACCACCAACACCGTCACGGTCATCAGCAAAAGCCAGCACCGAGTCCTCAGCAGCCACCACATCGACCCCGCCGCAAACTACTGGCGCAACCAAAACAAAAACCCCGGCCGATGGCCGGGGAATCTGTAA
- a CDS encoding DUF3060 domain-containing protein — MLIVGMVFSGIASGPSYIALTSGSPANIDISFSFATYECGNQSPIRIVGEDSTITLTGSCGEVDVSGVANTVNLQTVAAILATGTGNHITWEKAPGGGIPQIRNPGRSNDIRGPGGIQIS, encoded by the coding sequence GTGCTGATCGTGGGTATGGTGTTTTCTGGAATTGCTTCTGGCCCAAGCTATATCGCCTTGACGAGTGGGTCGCCGGCCAACATCGACATCAGCTTCTCATTCGCGACCTATGAGTGTGGCAACCAATCGCCGATCAGGATCGTGGGCGAGGACTCGACGATCACCTTGACCGGGTCGTGCGGCGAGGTCGATGTCAGCGGTGTCGCCAACACGGTGAACCTGCAAACCGTGGCCGCCATCTTGGCCACCGGCACCGGAAACCACATCACCTGGGAGAAAGCGCCAGGAGGTGGTATCCCGCAAATCAGGAACCCGGGGCGCAGCAACGACATTCGGGGACCAGGCGGCATCCAGATCAGCTAG